In Amycolatopsis sp. EV170708-02-1, the following are encoded in one genomic region:
- a CDS encoding non-ribosomal peptide synthetase: MTPAAQTAPTVPDLFARRVDRAPDAVAVVDGDRVLTYRRLDELSDRLAGRLTARGARRGGRVAVMLDRSADLLVALLAVWKTGAAYVPVDAAYPAPRVAFMVADSGVSLMVCSAATRGGVPAGIEPIEADAVADGGASEAPAVPVGPKDAAYVMYTSGSTGTPKGVTIPHGGVAELVGDPGWAVTPGDAILMHAPHSFDASLYEIWVPLVSGARVVIAEPGVVDARRLREAVAAGVTRAHLTAGSFRAVAEEAPESFAGLAEVLTGGDLVPVHAVERVRAVSPRTRIRHLYGPTETTLCATWHLLAPGDPLGAVLPIGRGLTGRRVHVLDAALRPVAPGVIGDLYLAGSGLADGYLDRAGPTAERFVADPAGSGRRMYRTGDLAQWTADGELLFAGRADDQVKIRGFRVEPGEIEAALTAQPDVHEAVVVAIDGQLIGYVVADADPALVRERLGAVLPEYLVPAAVLALDALPLTGNGKVDRAALPSPDFTAGSATREPATEAEEVLCGLFADVLGLDRAGVDDGFLELGGDSIVAMRLAARAAKAGLSLTLAEIFEHETPARLAAAAARAVPVERPAARPLIVLGAEDEAELALVAPEAEEIWPLAPLQAGLLFQSTLDDQGPGSGQGPDIYQGQWILELNGQWDVARLRAAWEAVFARQPALRLSFHRLASGKTVQAVAKHVTLPWREVDLTGASDADAAVEALARQEHEKRFDLAKAPLFRLVLARLAEDRYRLVVVSHHILTDGWSVAVVLNEVSEAYTAGGRLPERADVASYRDYLSWLDRQDKDAARAAWRAELDGIDGPALVAKTDSGTEYDYRVIHLPPELHTMLIEFSRDHGLTLNTVVQGAWAMVLARLVRRTDVVFGTTVATRPAELPGVESMPGLMMNTVPIRVPLDGGRTVVEMLTALQDRQVALMPHQHLGLPEIQKAAGPGASFDTLLVFENYPRDFSDQFTYLGTIEGTHYPLTIGVIPGEGFKIQLAYWPEQVDRAIAESVLDWFAGALRAMVDEPSELLGRADVLGNPVLRWEPAVTGGEPLPELIGRMAEERPDAVAVADGAGELSYAELWDRASRFAAVLRARGVGREQRVGLVVGRSSWWLVGMLGVSLAGGVFVPVDPAYPADRVRFIFGSADPMLVVCQGKTREAVPPEFADRLVVLDETELAAAPDEALPRLDPRDAAYVIYTSGSTGTPKGVVVTYSGLGNLAMAHIERLAVSPSSRVLQFAALGFDTIVSEVMMALLSGATLVMPPDEDLPPHASLIDALERWDITHVKAPPSVLSTVDVLPDRLETVTAAGELCPPGLVDRLSPGRRMINAYGPTETTICATVSMPLSPEGDVIPFGKPIAGVRGYLLDSFLRPLPHGVTGELYLAGVGVARGYLGRPALTSERFVADPFVPGERMYRTGDLAYWTEDGELVSAGRADDQVKIRGFRVEPREIEFALSGRPEVAQATVTVRDGRLVAYVAPGDLDPEALRKELAARMPAYMVPAAVVALDALPLTPHGKIDRRALPEPDFSSKTAGREPVNEVERILCEVFAEVLGLARVGVEDGFFELGGDSISSMQVASRARRDGLSLTPRQIFDHRTPERLARLVAETAVPRPDPAALADGVGEVALTPVMRMFGEGVAGAGFAQWVVTGAPADLTEETLAAGFAAVLDTHDMLRARVDGGGTRLVVGERGSVTAAGMITRVRAGAGSLAEAAESAAREAVGRLDPAAGVMVQAVWLDAGPDRVGRLVVAAHHLVVDGVSWRVLTADLRAACEAVAAGRRPSLEPVGVSFRRWAALLEEWAVSAERVAELPAWQAILGQAAAQEPVPSGAVRSRSWTVPPAETSVLVSRAPAVFHCGVHEVLLAGLAGAVARWQGGDTVLVDVESHGRHPVEGMDLSRTVGWFTSTHPVRLDVAGVDLDDVLAGGAAAGSLLKAVKEQSRAVPGDGLGHGLLRYLNGETGPVLAALPSARIGFNYLGRFVAGDANEVQAWQLAGEIGGSMDPGTRLPHGLDVNAIVQDLPAGPELTLMVEWPGEAFDDAGIERLVRALLDTLSGLARQAEDPAAGGHTASDFGLLQLDQDEIEGFEAIAAELSEGRAS; encoded by the coding sequence ATGACTCCCGCAGCGCAGACCGCCCCGACGGTGCCGGATCTGTTCGCCCGCAGGGTGGACCGGGCACCGGACGCGGTGGCCGTGGTCGACGGTGATCGGGTGCTGACCTATCGGCGGCTCGACGAACTCTCGGACCGGCTGGCCGGGCGGCTGACCGCCCGCGGCGCCCGCCGCGGCGGACGGGTCGCGGTCATGCTGGACCGTTCGGCGGATCTGCTGGTGGCGCTGCTCGCCGTCTGGAAGACGGGGGCGGCGTACGTCCCGGTCGACGCCGCCTATCCCGCGCCGCGGGTGGCGTTCATGGTGGCGGATTCGGGTGTGTCGTTGATGGTGTGCTCGGCCGCGACACGCGGCGGCGTGCCGGCGGGGATCGAGCCGATCGAGGCGGACGCCGTCGCGGACGGCGGCGCGAGCGAGGCCCCGGCGGTCCCGGTGGGGCCGAAGGACGCGGCCTACGTCATGTACACGTCCGGTTCGACGGGCACACCGAAGGGCGTGACCATCCCGCACGGCGGCGTCGCGGAGCTGGTCGGCGATCCCGGCTGGGCGGTGACGCCCGGGGACGCGATCCTCATGCACGCGCCGCATTCCTTCGACGCGTCCCTGTACGAGATCTGGGTGCCGCTGGTGTCCGGTGCCCGGGTGGTGATCGCCGAGCCGGGGGTGGTGGACGCCCGGCGCCTGCGGGAGGCGGTCGCCGCCGGGGTCACGCGGGCCCACTTGACCGCGGGCAGTTTCCGCGCGGTGGCGGAGGAGGCGCCGGAGTCGTTCGCGGGCCTCGCCGAGGTGCTGACCGGTGGCGACCTGGTACCCGTGCACGCGGTGGAGCGGGTGCGGGCGGTGAGCCCGCGGACCCGGATCCGGCATCTGTACGGACCGACGGAGACGACGCTCTGCGCGACCTGGCATCTGCTCGCGCCGGGTGATCCGCTGGGCGCGGTCCTGCCGATCGGCCGTGGCCTCACCGGCCGCCGGGTCCACGTGCTCGACGCGGCGTTGCGTCCCGTGGCGCCGGGGGTGATCGGCGACCTGTACCTCGCCGGTTCCGGGCTGGCCGACGGTTACCTGGACCGGGCCGGTCCGACGGCGGAGCGGTTCGTGGCGGATCCGGCCGGGTCCGGGCGGCGGATGTACCGGACCGGGGACCTCGCCCAGTGGACCGCCGACGGCGAACTGCTGTTCGCGGGGCGGGCGGACGACCAGGTCAAGATCCGCGGATTCCGCGTCGAGCCCGGTGAGATCGAGGCGGCGTTGACCGCTCAGCCGGACGTCCACGAGGCCGTCGTGGTCGCGATCGACGGGCAGCTGATCGGCTATGTGGTGGCGGACGCGGACCCCGCTCTCGTTCGCGAGCGGCTCGGGGCGGTGCTGCCGGAGTACCTGGTCCCGGCCGCCGTACTGGCCCTCGACGCGCTGCCGCTGACCGGCAACGGCAAGGTCGACCGCGCGGCGCTGCCGTCGCCCGATTTCACGGCCGGATCCGCCACCAGGGAACCGGCCACCGAGGCGGAGGAAGTCCTTTGTGGACTCTTCGCGGACGTGCTCGGCCTCGACCGGGCGGGTGTCGACGACGGTTTCCTCGAACTGGGCGGCGATTCGATCGTCGCGATGCGCCTCGCGGCGCGGGCGGCCAAGGCCGGGCTGTCGTTGACGCTCGCGGAGATCTTCGAGCACGAGACCCCGGCACGGCTGGCGGCCGCCGCGGCCCGTGCCGTACCGGTCGAGCGGCCCGCCGCCCGCCCGCTGATCGTGCTCGGCGCGGAGGACGAGGCGGAGCTGGCGCTCGTCGCGCCGGAAGCCGAGGAGATCTGGCCGCTGGCGCCACTGCAGGCGGGGCTGCTCTTCCAGTCGACCCTCGACGACCAGGGACCCGGCAGCGGGCAGGGGCCCGACATCTATCAGGGCCAGTGGATCCTGGAGCTGAACGGGCAGTGGGACGTGGCCCGGTTGCGGGCCGCGTGGGAAGCGGTGTTCGCGCGGCAGCCCGCGCTTCGGCTGAGCTTCCACCGGCTCGCGTCGGGAAAGACCGTGCAGGCCGTCGCCAAGCACGTCACCCTGCCGTGGCGGGAAGTCGATCTGACCGGGGCGAGCGATGCCGACGCGGCCGTCGAAGCCTTGGCGCGGCAGGAACACGAGAAGCGGTTCGATCTCGCCAAGGCGCCGTTGTTCCGGCTGGTGCTGGCCCGGCTGGCCGAGGACCGGTACCGGCTGGTGGTGGTCAGCCATCACATCCTGACCGACGGCTGGTCGGTGGCGGTCGTGCTCAACGAGGTGTCCGAGGCCTACACGGCGGGCGGACGGCTCCCGGAGCGGGCGGATGTCGCCTCCTACCGGGACTACCTGAGCTGGCTCGACCGGCAGGACAAGGACGCGGCCCGGGCGGCGTGGCGAGCCGAACTGGACGGCATCGACGGGCCCGCGCTGGTCGCCAAGACGGACTCCGGCACGGAATACGACTACCGCGTCATCCACCTCCCGCCGGAACTCCACACCATGCTGATCGAGTTCTCCCGTGACCATGGGCTGACGCTGAACACCGTGGTGCAGGGCGCCTGGGCGATGGTGCTGGCCCGGCTGGTGCGGCGGACCGACGTGGTGTTCGGCACGACGGTCGCCACCCGGCCGGCGGAACTGCCCGGGGTGGAGTCGATGCCGGGGCTCATGATGAACACGGTGCCGATCCGGGTACCGCTGGACGGTGGGCGGACGGTCGTCGAAATGCTCACCGCCCTGCAGGACCGGCAGGTGGCCTTGATGCCGCATCAGCATCTGGGGCTGCCGGAGATCCAGAAGGCGGCCGGCCCCGGCGCGTCCTTCGACACCCTGCTGGTGTTCGAGAACTACCCGAGGGATTTCTCCGACCAGTTCACGTATCTGGGCACGATCGAAGGGACCCACTACCCGCTGACCATCGGGGTCATCCCCGGTGAGGGCTTCAAGATCCAGCTCGCCTACTGGCCGGAACAGGTCGATCGGGCCATCGCCGAGTCGGTGCTGGACTGGTTCGCCGGCGCGCTGCGGGCGATGGTCGACGAGCCGTCCGAGCTGCTCGGCCGGGCGGACGTCCTCGGGAACCCGGTGCTTCGCTGGGAACCCGCGGTGACCGGCGGCGAGCCGCTGCCCGAGCTGATCGGCCGGATGGCGGAGGAACGCCCGGACGCGGTGGCCGTCGCCGACGGTGCAGGCGAGCTGTCCTACGCGGAACTGTGGGATCGGGCGTCGAGGTTCGCCGCGGTCCTGCGTGCCCGCGGGGTCGGGCGGGAGCAGCGCGTCGGGCTGGTCGTCGGCCGGTCCTCGTGGTGGCTGGTCGGGATGCTGGGGGTGTCGCTGGCAGGCGGGGTGTTCGTCCCGGTGGACCCGGCCTACCCGGCCGATCGCGTCCGGTTCATCTTCGGGAGCGCGGATCCGATGCTGGTGGTGTGCCAGGGGAAGACGCGCGAAGCGGTGCCACCCGAGTTCGCCGACCGGCTGGTCGTGCTCGACGAGACCGAGCTGGCCGCGGCCCCGGACGAGGCCCTGCCGCGCCTGGATCCGCGTGACGCGGCGTACGTGATCTACACGTCGGGGTCGACGGGCACGCCGAAGGGGGTCGTCGTCACCTATTCGGGCCTGGGCAATCTGGCGATGGCGCATATCGAACGGCTCGCCGTGTCGCCGTCGTCCCGGGTCCTGCAGTTCGCGGCGCTCGGCTTCGACACCATCGTGTCCGAGGTGATGATGGCCCTCCTGTCGGGGGCGACGCTGGTGATGCCCCCGGACGAGGATCTGCCGCCGCACGCTTCGCTGATCGACGCGCTCGAACGCTGGGACATCACGCACGTGAAGGCGCCGCCGTCCGTTCTGTCCACTGTGGACGTCCTGCCGGACCGGCTGGAGACCGTGACCGCGGCGGGCGAACTGTGCCCGCCGGGCCTGGTGGACCGCCTGTCGCCCGGACGGCGGATGATCAACGCCTACGGGCCGACCGAGACCACGATCTGCGCGACGGTGAGCATGCCCCTGTCGCCGGAAGGGGACGTGATCCCGTTCGGGAAGCCGATCGCCGGGGTGCGCGGCTACCTGCTCGACTCCTTCCTGCGTCCGTTGCCGCACGGCGTCACGGGCGAGCTGTACCTGGCGGGAGTCGGGGTGGCCCGCGGCTATCTGGGGCGCCCGGCGCTGACTTCGGAGCGGTTCGTCGCCGATCCCTTCGTCCCCGGCGAGCGGATGTACCGAACCGGTGACCTGGCGTACTGGACCGAGGACGGCGAACTGGTGTCCGCCGGCCGGGCCGACGACCAGGTCAAGATCCGCGGTTTCCGGGTCGAACCCCGGGAGATCGAGTTCGCCTTGTCGGGCCGTCCGGAGGTCGCCCAGGCCACGGTGACCGTCCGCGACGGCCGCCTGGTGGCGTATGTGGCACCGGGCGACCTCGATCCGGAGGCGCTGCGGAAGGAACTCGCGGCCCGGATGCCGGCGTACATGGTGCCTGCGGCGGTGGTGGCGCTGGACGCCCTGCCTCTGACGCCGCACGGGAAGATCGACCGGAGGGCCTTGCCGGAACCGGATTTCTCGTCGAAGACCGCCGGGCGGGAGCCCGTGAACGAGGTCGAGCGGATCCTGTGCGAGGTGTTCGCCGAGGTGCTCGGGCTGGCCAGGGTCGGGGTCGAGGACGGTTTCTTCGAACTGGGCGGGGATTCGATCTCGTCGATGCAGGTCGCTTCCCGCGCGCGGCGTGACGGCCTTTCGCTGACGCCGCGGCAGATCTTCGATCACCGGACGCCCGAGCGGCTCGCGCGGCTGGTGGCGGAAACCGCCGTGCCACGACCGGATCCGGCCGCGCTCGCGGACGGTGTCGGCGAAGTCGCGCTGACCCCGGTGATGCGGATGTTCGGCGAAGGCGTCGCGGGGGCGGGGTTCGCGCAGTGGGTCGTCACGGGCGCGCCCGCGGACCTGACGGAGGAGACACTGGCCGCCGGATTCGCGGCCGTGCTGGACACGCACGACATGTTGCGCGCGCGGGTCGACGGCGGTGGCACGCGGCTGGTGGTCGGCGAGCGCGGGTCGGTGACCGCGGCGGGAATGATCACCCGGGTGCGGGCGGGGGCCGGGTCCTTGGCCGAAGCCGCCGAGTCCGCGGCGCGGGAAGCCGTCGGACGGCTGGACCCGGCCGCGGGTGTGATGGTCCAGGCGGTGTGGCTGGACGCCGGGCCGGATCGCGTGGGCAGGCTGGTCGTGGCGGCGCATCACCTCGTCGTCGACGGGGTCTCCTGGCGCGTTTTGACGGCAGATCTGCGAGCGGCCTGCGAGGCGGTGGCCGCGGGGCGGCGACCCTCGCTGGAACCGGTGGGCGTGTCGTTCCGCCGGTGGGCGGCGCTGCTGGAGGAATGGGCCGTTTCCGCCGAACGGGTCGCGGAACTGCCCGCCTGGCAGGCGATTCTCGGCCAGGCGGCGGCGCAGGAACCCGTCCCGTCCGGGGCGGTGCGTTCGCGGTCGTGGACGGTGCCGCCCGCCGAGACGTCGGTGCTGGTGAGCCGGGCACCGGCGGTGTTCCACTGCGGCGTGCACGAGGTGCTCCTGGCCGGGCTGGCGGGCGCGGTCGCCCGCTGGCAGGGCGGCGACACGGTGCTGGTGGACGTGGAAAGCCATGGCCGCCATCCCGTCGAGGGGATG